Proteins from one Caldalkalibacillus salinus genomic window:
- a CDS encoding PLP-dependent aminotransferase family protein — MLEVTLSLNPDSTQPLYIQIFEYIKHEMIQGKISAGTRLPSIRQLSEHLRVSRNTIETAYQQLIMEGYVESRPRSGLYVVDVNQDDVKLPGKSGYDQSPIDKSESQLEEETENIRIDFRYGNVDAEHFPFHTWRKLTLEALHPNHKRLFIYGNPQGEQDLRFDIAKYLRHSRGVNCTAEQVVIGSGIQSLLNLLSLMIKAEGRIIAMENPGYDGARRVFEAQGLAVAPISLDKQGLNVKELYHSMANTVYITPSHQFPCGMTMPVARRMALLNWAYDQNGLIIEDDYDGEFRYNGRPIPALQGLDQHQHVVYVGSFSKSLLPSLRISYMILPPTLIERYRETFLGYDTPVSYLHQKTLQLFMSHGHWERHLRRMRKVYRSKQTVLLDALSEYLGTLEIDILGQDAGLHILLRVRNGLSEKELVDRASRHQVKVYPISHHWADPLQAHLNVVQLGFGGLTEDEIIEGVQSLAQAWKT; from the coding sequence ATGCTAGAGGTGACACTATCGTTAAATCCCGATTCGACACAACCTTTATACATCCAAATCTTTGAATACATTAAACACGAAATGATACAAGGAAAAATATCTGCGGGTACTCGTCTGCCTTCCATCCGACAACTCTCTGAGCACCTGAGAGTGAGTCGCAATACGATAGAAACGGCTTATCAACAGCTCATCATGGAGGGATATGTAGAAAGCCGCCCCCGCAGTGGACTATATGTAGTGGATGTGAATCAGGATGATGTCAAGTTACCAGGAAAAAGCGGCTACGATCAGTCACCGATTGACAAAAGTGAAAGTCAGCTAGAAGAAGAAACAGAAAACATCAGAATTGATTTTAGATATGGTAATGTTGACGCCGAACACTTCCCCTTTCATACTTGGCGAAAGTTAACCTTAGAAGCTTTACATCCTAATCATAAACGTTTGTTTATTTATGGCAATCCCCAGGGTGAACAAGACCTCCGGTTCGACATTGCAAAATACCTTCGTCACTCTCGTGGTGTGAATTGTACTGCAGAGCAAGTCGTGATAGGTTCGGGCATTCAATCCCTTTTGAACCTTCTTTCCCTTATGATTAAAGCTGAGGGCCGAATAATCGCTATGGAGAATCCAGGATATGATGGGGCACGGCGTGTATTTGAGGCACAGGGATTAGCCGTTGCACCTATATCCCTAGACAAACAAGGATTGAATGTTAAGGAGCTGTACCATAGCATGGCTAATACAGTATATATTACACCTTCACATCAATTTCCATGTGGGATGACGATGCCTGTTGCACGTAGAATGGCGTTGTTAAACTGGGCTTATGATCAAAACGGACTCATTATCGAGGATGATTATGATGGCGAGTTTCGATATAACGGTCGACCCATACCTGCTTTACAAGGATTAGACCAACACCAGCATGTCGTGTATGTCGGTAGCTTTTCTAAGTCATTACTTCCTTCCCTTCGCATCAGCTATATGATTCTCCCTCCAACACTTATTGAACGCTACCGCGAAACTTTTCTTGGTTATGACACCCCTGTCTCCTACCTACATCAGAAGACCTTACAATTATTTATGTCTCACGGACATTGGGAACGTCATTTACGTCGGATGAGAAAGGTTTATCGATCAAAACAGACTGTACTTTTAGACGCATTAAGTGAATATCTGGGTACACTCGAAATCGATATTTTGGGTCAGGATGCGGGATTACACATCTTACTTCGAGTCAGAAATGGACTGTCCGAAAAAGAACTAGTGGACAGAGCTTCACGACACCAAGTGAAGGTTTACCCGATCTCCCACCATTGGGCAGATCCATTACAAGCCCACTTAAATGTGGTCCAGCTCGGCTTTGGAGGGTTAACGGAGGATGAGATTATAGAGGGGGTACAGAGTTTAGCTCAAGCGTGGAAAACATAA
- a CDS encoding lysine N(6)-hydroxylase/L-ornithine N(5)-oxygenase family protein: MTQQKIYDVIGIGIGPFNLGLAALLDRVDDIEALFFEQEKAFDWHPGMLIEGADMQTSFLSDLVTLADPTSPYTFLNYLHHHNRLYQFINFHRFKIPRTEYNDYAKWVASQLDDCHFGKQVVDLIEHSDASEPYYEVVVSSEAGETATETKETEHYYSRHVVLGTGGIPNILPGFEAYDKDVFHTSQYMFHKDALGQAKSITIVGSGQSAAEVFYDLLQDQERFGYELALLTQAPGIFQLEQGKVAQEAFSPDYIKYFHSLPFDTRMETLPTLNPLRKGVDPHTLADLYDLLYERSVSREDPPIKIQPVAEVRGIKPVNENQGGPQRTYLLTCHQYQEDQSFTHQTEKVILATGYQFFIPDFMKKFSDQIVWEDEHRYKVSLDYKIEFKDKDKRANHIFTVSNLEHSHGAGATNLRLSVQRNQRIINSIAGREVYPVPENTVFQQFSMKNNH, encoded by the coding sequence GTGACACAGCAAAAAATTTATGATGTCATTGGAATCGGAATAGGACCATTCAATTTAGGATTAGCTGCATTACTAGACCGAGTGGATGATATTGAGGCATTATTCTTTGAACAGGAAAAAGCATTTGACTGGCATCCAGGAATGTTAATAGAGGGAGCAGATATGCAAACCTCCTTTCTTTCTGATTTAGTAACATTAGCTGACCCGACGAGTCCTTATACGTTTCTTAATTATTTGCACCACCACAACCGATTATATCAATTTATCAATTTTCATCGCTTTAAGATACCGAGAACAGAATATAATGATTACGCCAAGTGGGTGGCTTCTCAACTGGATGATTGTCATTTTGGCAAACAAGTGGTAGATCTTATAGAGCATTCAGACGCATCAGAGCCCTATTATGAAGTAGTGGTGTCGAGTGAAGCTGGAGAAACTGCCACCGAGACAAAGGAGACAGAACACTATTATAGTCGACATGTCGTCCTTGGGACAGGTGGCATTCCGAATATACTCCCTGGCTTTGAAGCATATGATAAAGATGTGTTTCATACCAGTCAGTATATGTTTCATAAGGACGCATTGGGCCAAGCAAAATCCATCACCATAGTGGGCTCGGGGCAAAGTGCAGCTGAAGTTTTTTACGATTTGCTCCAGGATCAGGAACGCTTTGGATACGAATTGGCGTTACTTACACAGGCCCCTGGTATCTTCCAATTAGAGCAGGGAAAGGTGGCCCAAGAAGCGTTTTCTCCTGACTACATTAAGTATTTTCATTCATTACCATTCGACACGCGAATGGAAACATTACCCACATTGAATCCACTTCGTAAGGGGGTAGACCCACACACTTTAGCAGATTTATATGATTTGCTCTACGAACGTTCGGTTTCTCGTGAAGACCCTCCCATAAAAATACAACCGGTCGCTGAAGTGAGAGGGATTAAGCCTGTCAATGAAAATCAAGGAGGACCACAACGTACATATCTGCTAACCTGTCATCAATACCAAGAAGATCAATCCTTTACTCACCAAACAGAAAAAGTCATCTTAGCGACAGGCTATCAATTTTTTATACCCGACTTTATGAAGAAGTTTAGCGATCAGATCGTTTGGGAGGACGAACACCGCTACAAAGTATCGCTTGATTATAAGATAGAGTTTAAGGACAAGGACAAGCGTGCAAATCATATCTTTACAGTCTCAAATCTAGAGCATTCCCACGGGGCTGGGGCAACGAACTTGCGATTGTCCGTCCAGCGTAACCAGAGAATCATCAACAGCATCGCCGGGCGTGAGGTTTATCCCGTACCTGAGAACACCGTGTTTCAGCAGTTTTCAATGAAAAACAATCACTAA
- a CDS encoding YheC/YheD family protein codes for MKTKYYKSKSMRQKYLVYQHLSNVYTLQPLLPDTTLFSKRNLLKMVREYPKLYIKPNKGAQGHGIYKLTRKQSRSEKRTYLRLKSLKKTKTFREIKPLYRYLNKKKRRKMIIQQGITLEKVKGRPYDLRVMVQRKPRGSWTCTGMFSKVGKKGNIVTNFAQGGRIVLLNQLFKKLKLSPSEKDKRRAELSQSAVEISRVLNSKRPGMHEMGIDFAYDHHGHLWLLEVNSSSPQFYPLKKIDRKMYKRMMRFARSYGRRHA; via the coding sequence TTGAAGACAAAATATTATAAGAGCAAAAGTATGAGACAAAAGTATCTTGTGTACCAACACTTATCCAATGTTTACACATTACAGCCCCTTTTGCCTGACACCACCCTATTTTCAAAAAGGAACTTACTTAAGATGGTGAGGGAATACCCCAAACTGTATATTAAGCCGAATAAAGGTGCCCAAGGTCACGGCATATATAAATTGACTAGAAAACAGTCTAGGTCCGAAAAACGAACGTATCTTCGTTTAAAGTCACTTAAAAAAACGAAAACCTTTAGAGAAATCAAACCTTTATATCGTTATCTCAACAAAAAGAAACGACGCAAAATGATTATCCAGCAAGGGATTACTTTAGAAAAAGTGAAAGGGAGACCTTACGATTTACGTGTGATGGTTCAGCGCAAACCTAGAGGGAGCTGGACTTGCACAGGTATGTTTAGCAAGGTGGGAAAAAAGGGGAACATTGTGACCAATTTTGCTCAAGGAGGAAGAATTGTTCTCCTCAATCAATTATTTAAAAAGCTGAAATTATCTCCGTCTGAGAAAGATAAACGAAGAGCAGAACTGAGCCAAAGTGCAGTTGAAATTTCACGCGTGTTGAATTCAAAAAGACCGGGCATGCACGAAATGGGAATAGACTTTGCTTATGATCATCATGGACATCTATGGCTCCTAGAGGTTAACTCTAGTTCACCCCAATTCTACCCTTTAAAAAAAATTGATCGCAAAATGTATAAACGCATGATGAGGTTTGCAAGAAGTTACGGTAGAAGACATGCATAA
- a CDS encoding YheC/YheD family protein gives MNFEMGLAGFSKMRKYNKMKNRLPKEVLPDTRTFNRGTFNGMLAHYQHIVLKPDNGRKGRGVVKIVTLRSGRYEVHFKKRKMVITGHHNLSQLVKKITSSKRYVIQQYIPLARIKGRPIDFRVIVQRYRGQQDWKVTGQVAKVAGSGYFITNVRPTNGRVLTLKNGIEHSTITKSPKVITPRLHEIARKSAQVLGEGFPSLNIIGFDVAIDNSGKVWVLEANFDPGLSHFRKLKDKSMLKMITAYKNVNKKLARRSKINTKRIARAHRKLRRSHR, from the coding sequence GTGAATTTTGAAATGGGATTAGCAGGCTTTTCGAAGATGAGGAAATATAATAAGATGAAAAACAGATTACCAAAAGAGGTACTACCAGATACAAGGACGTTCAATAGGGGGACTTTTAATGGTATGCTTGCCCATTATCAGCACATTGTACTTAAGCCCGATAATGGAAGAAAAGGCAGAGGTGTCGTTAAGATAGTAACGCTAAGGTCTGGCCGTTATGAAGTACATTTTAAAAAAAGAAAAATGGTTATAACAGGGCATCATAACCTTTCTCAATTAGTAAAAAAGATCACTTCTTCAAAAAGATACGTGATCCAACAATATATCCCTCTAGCTAGGATAAAAGGACGTCCTATTGATTTTAGAGTGATTGTTCAAAGATATAGAGGTCAGCAGGATTGGAAAGTGACAGGCCAAGTCGCTAAGGTTGCAGGGTCCGGTTACTTTATTACGAATGTAAGACCGACCAACGGAAGAGTCCTCACGTTAAAAAACGGGATAGAGCATTCAACGATTACAAAGTCTCCAAAGGTTATCACACCGCGATTACATGAGATTGCACGAAAATCTGCCCAAGTGCTTGGAGAAGGTTTTCCAAGTCTAAACATCATCGGATTTGATGTTGCCATAGATAATAGCGGCAAAGTCTGGGTATTAGAGGCAAACTTTGACCCTGGCCTATCTCATTTTAGAAAATTAAAAGATAAATCAATGTTGAAAATGATTACGGCGTATAAAAATGTGAATAAAAAACTGGCCAGAAGAAGTAAGATAAACACTAAGAGGATAGCTCGGGCTCATAGAAAGCTTCGCAGAAGCCATAGATAA
- a CDS encoding YheC/YheD family protein, producing MIGIMKNSLKYKKSLTSLALAAMEAGFKQVVAFTPRDVHLAKRKIHALEFTPNGWVKRVVPFPSIIYDRGYYTSPEDARMAIRLQSKVPFVGYSMGTKLNIHRHLKKSKEISPYLIPTTLMTNIDDVIKALSENQLILKPVNGWGGRGIYRLEREDDAHRYTVYQNQEQYELDEYQVRKKLQVLKHKRYIMQPWLDIRGKDERIADHRVLIHKDHTGVWNILGIVTRLGPEGNVTSNVKSGGDLVHTMDYLTTQFDHSQAEDMYREMEDLSYKIASHLEKSYRRRFFEFGIDFAICRDGSLKLIEVNIKPGKNILKVTATQEMREKVFRASFDYAYHVINHSR from the coding sequence ATGATTGGCATCATGAAAAATAGTCTTAAATATAAAAAATCTTTAACATCATTAGCTCTAGCCGCGATGGAGGCTGGTTTCAAACAGGTCGTTGCTTTTACCCCTAGAGATGTTCACCTAGCCAAACGTAAAATACACGCACTTGAATTTACACCTAACGGCTGGGTCAAAAGGGTGGTACCCTTTCCAAGCATTATTTATGATCGTGGATACTATACGAGTCCAGAGGATGCGCGTATGGCCATACGTTTACAAAGTAAAGTGCCCTTTGTGGGATATTCAATGGGGACAAAATTAAACATACACCGCCACTTAAAAAAATCAAAAGAGATTTCCCCCTATCTCATCCCTACGACACTTATGACAAACATTGATGATGTGATTAAAGCTCTCTCAGAAAACCAGCTTATACTTAAACCTGTTAATGGCTGGGGTGGCAGGGGGATTTATCGGCTTGAAAGAGAGGATGACGCACATCGATATACTGTTTATCAGAACCAGGAGCAATATGAGTTAGACGAGTATCAGGTGCGCAAAAAGTTGCAGGTGTTAAAGCATAAACGCTATATCATGCAACCTTGGCTTGACATTCGTGGCAAAGATGAACGTATTGCCGATCATCGTGTTTTAATTCACAAGGACCATACAGGTGTGTGGAATATACTCGGCATTGTCACTCGTCTGGGACCTGAAGGTAATGTGACTTCAAATGTTAAAAGTGGCGGTGATTTAGTCCACACCATGGATTATCTCACAACACAGTTTGATCATAGTCAAGCTGAAGACATGTACCGTGAGATGGAAGACCTTTCTTATAAAATTGCTTCACACCTAGAGAAGTCTTATCGCAGAAGATTTTTTGAATTTGGTATAGATTTTGCCATTTGTCGTGATGGAAGTCTTAAACTGATTGAGGTCAACATCAAACCGGGTAAAAACATATTAAAGGTGACAGCGACGCAAGAAATGAGAGAAAAAGTGTTTAGAGCCTCCTTTGATTATGCCTATCACGTCATCAATCATAGCAGATGA
- a CDS encoding ring-cleaving dioxygenase — protein MNDLKGIHHVTAITSSAEKNYEFFTYTLGMRLVKKTVNQDDIQTYHLFFADDTGSPGTDMTFFDFPGIPKGVHGTNEISKTSFRVPSDAALEYWVERFDRLEVKHTGIKEQFGRKTLSFVDFDDQQYQLISDELDEGVASGTPWQDGPIPLAYAITGLGPIFVRVANFEYFKEMMEKVLLFKEVAQEGDFHLFEVGEGGNGARVIVEHNVLLPQARQGYGTVHHSAFRIEDREELDQWQKRLEGFNFQTSGYVDRFYFKSLYSRVAPQILFEFATDGPGFMGDEPYETLGEKLALPPFLEPHREAIEQQVRPIDTVRSTKHFKKE, from the coding sequence ATGAACGATTTAAAAGGCATTCACCACGTGACGGCTATCACGAGTAGTGCAGAGAAGAACTATGAATTTTTCACTTATACACTAGGGATGCGTCTCGTTAAAAAAACGGTCAATCAAGATGATATTCAGACGTATCATTTGTTCTTCGCTGATGATACTGGGAGTCCAGGAACTGATATGACCTTCTTCGACTTTCCAGGTATACCAAAAGGCGTTCATGGGACGAATGAAATTTCAAAAACATCGTTCCGCGTCCCTAGTGATGCGGCGCTTGAATACTGGGTTGAGCGGTTTGATCGTCTAGAGGTTAAACATACGGGGATTAAAGAGCAGTTTGGGAGAAAAACCTTGTCCTTTGTCGACTTTGATGATCAGCAGTATCAACTCATTTCAGACGAGCTTGACGAGGGAGTGGCTTCAGGTACGCCATGGCAAGACGGACCGATACCGCTGGCGTACGCTATTACCGGGTTAGGGCCTATCTTCGTCCGTGTCGCCAATTTTGAATACTTTAAAGAAATGATGGAAAAGGTTCTGTTGTTTAAGGAAGTGGCCCAGGAAGGTGATTTTCACTTGTTTGAAGTAGGGGAGGGGGGTAACGGTGCCCGGGTCATCGTCGAGCATAATGTTCTATTGCCACAGGCCCGACAAGGTTACGGTACTGTACACCATTCCGCTTTCCGTATTGAGGATCGCGAAGAATTAGATCAGTGGCAGAAACGACTAGAAGGCTTTAACTTCCAGACGTCAGGTTATGTTGATCGTTTTTACTTCAAATCCTTATATAGCAGAGTGGCGCCCCAAATTTTATTTGAATTTGCCACGGATGGTCCAGGATTCATGGGAGATGAACCTTACGAAACGCTTGGAGAGAAATTGGCACTTCCACCATTCTTAGAGCCCCACCGTGAAGCGATTGAGCAACAGGTTCGCCCCATTGACACAGTCAGAAGTACAAAGCATTTTAAGAAAGAATAG
- a CDS encoding sugar ABC transporter permease, with the protein MYNHKLKKILTNVLIYGILVSLMVICLFPVYFVFIGSLNPGSSLHTSKIFPNISELNWSHYQTLFTKYDYFTWYKNTVVVAVANMVVSTFFGVLAGYGFSRFNFRGKKQGLMAIIILQMFPTIMGMIAIYSLLGVFGLLDTHLGYILVLSAGSIAFNTWIVKGFFDGIPRSLDEAARIDGASNIKTFYHIMLPLATPIVSFIAYNSFIAASMDFIMAEVILRSSENWTLAQGLFTLVSGQANNNFTVFAAGAVLISIPLMLLFFLFQRYIVEGMTAGAEKG; encoded by the coding sequence ATGTATAACCATAAATTAAAGAAGATATTAACCAATGTGCTCATATACGGAATCTTAGTATCCTTAATGGTTATCTGTCTATTCCCTGTCTACTTTGTTTTCATTGGATCATTAAACCCTGGCTCATCGTTACACACATCTAAAATATTTCCAAACATCTCGGAGCTCAACTGGTCGCACTATCAAACCTTATTCACTAAATACGATTACTTTACATGGTATAAAAATACGGTGGTCGTTGCTGTAGCCAATATGGTTGTGTCCACTTTCTTTGGCGTTTTAGCAGGTTATGGTTTTTCCCGATTTAATTTTAGAGGTAAGAAACAAGGGCTCATGGCTATCATTATCCTGCAGATGTTTCCTACCATTATGGGGATGATCGCCATCTATTCACTGTTGGGTGTTTTTGGACTCTTAGACACTCATCTAGGGTACATTCTCGTGTTATCTGCAGGGAGTATTGCTTTTAACACATGGATTGTCAAAGGGTTCTTTGATGGCATACCAAGGAGTTTAGATGAAGCGGCTAGAATAGACGGTGCATCAAATATAAAAACCTTTTATCATATCATGCTGCCATTAGCGACGCCGATTGTCTCTTTTATTGCTTATAACAGTTTTATCGCTGCAAGTATGGACTTTATCATGGCAGAGGTCATACTCCGTTCTAGTGAAAACTGGACGTTAGCACAAGGGTTATTTACCCTCGTGTCTGGACAAGCCAATAACAACTTCACGGTGTTCGCAGCCGGAGCAGTACTCATCTCTATACCATTAATGTTGCTCTTCTTCTTGTTCCAACGTTATATTGTGGAAGGTATGACGGCTGGTGCAGAGAAAGGTTAA
- a CDS encoding carbohydrate ABC transporter permease: protein METQRVQTGVVRRHSKVAAWLSVFFMGLGQIYNKQYLKGSLLFLFESFILVFWSKTIITGLHGLITLGETPQVRRRGKIVEEGDHSILLMADGLLIVIALVGFLALYYINIRDAYKTGKGREQGEPLLSFKASIQNSWDKGFPYFLITPAALFMILLTVFPLIFTALIGFTNYSSPNYLPPRALVDWVGFDQFLRLFTMESWRSTFLGVFTWTVVWAVLSTVMVVFAGLFVAVVLSRKEVKFKKFWRNMFIIPWAVPAFVTILIFRNLYNGQTGVINQMLNAVGLQSIPWLSDPTWAKIAVLLTNLWLGFPFWMALFTAILTTISKELYEAAQVDGASFIQQFRKITFPIVMVSAVPLMVFTFAFNFNQLTFIYLMTEGGPINADYNYAGHTDILLSWIFRMTLENGQYAVASAVALLVFLIIAGFAYFNLRNTKSLKGDVR from the coding sequence ATGGAGACACAACGAGTCCAAACGGGCGTCGTCAGGCGTCACAGCAAAGTAGCAGCATGGTTGTCTGTTTTTTTTATGGGATTAGGCCAGATCTACAACAAGCAGTATTTGAAGGGGAGTTTGTTATTTTTATTTGAGAGTTTTATCCTCGTTTTTTGGTCCAAAACGATCATTACCGGACTCCATGGTCTCATCACTCTAGGTGAGACACCGCAAGTAAGGAGAAGAGGAAAAATCGTCGAAGAAGGCGATCACTCTATACTGTTAATGGCAGATGGTCTGTTAATTGTCATTGCACTAGTTGGATTTTTAGCCCTTTATTATATTAATATTCGCGATGCTTATAAAACAGGTAAAGGACGAGAGCAAGGGGAGCCGCTATTATCTTTCAAGGCTTCTATTCAAAATTCTTGGGACAAGGGGTTTCCTTATTTTTTAATAACACCCGCAGCTCTATTCATGATCCTACTGACCGTCTTTCCATTGATTTTTACAGCTTTAATTGGCTTCACCAATTACTCATCGCCAAACTATTTACCGCCTAGGGCGCTAGTGGATTGGGTTGGGTTTGATCAGTTTTTACGTTTATTTACAATGGAATCCTGGCGTAGCACTTTTCTTGGTGTATTCACATGGACTGTGGTCTGGGCTGTGTTGTCTACGGTCATGGTGGTATTTGCCGGGCTTTTTGTGGCCGTGGTGTTATCTCGCAAAGAGGTAAAGTTCAAGAAATTTTGGAGAAACATGTTTATTATCCCATGGGCTGTACCTGCATTTGTGACTATTCTAATATTCAGAAATTTGTATAACGGACAAACGGGTGTCATTAATCAGATGTTGAATGCGGTCGGGCTCCAATCCATCCCGTGGTTATCCGATCCGACATGGGCCAAGATCGCGGTACTGCTCACGAACCTGTGGTTAGGCTTTCCATTCTGGATGGCTTTATTTACAGCGATACTCACGACTATTAGTAAAGAATTATACGAGGCAGCTCAAGTGGATGGTGCGTCCTTCATTCAACAGTTTAGAAAGATCACATTCCCTATCGTCATGGTGTCAGCGGTACCCCTCATGGTCTTTACTTTCGCTTTTAACTTTAATCAGTTAACTTTCATTTACTTGATGACAGAAGGTGGACCGATTAACGCAGATTATAACTATGCTGGGCATACCGATATCCTCTTGTCATGGATTTTCCGTATGACACTAGAGAACGGTCAGTATGCGGTTGCGTCTGCTGTGGCATTGCTTGTTTTCCTTATCATTGCCGGATTTGCGTATTTCAACTTAAGGAATACCAAATCGCTGAAAGGGGATGTGCGATAA
- a CDS encoding sugar ABC transporter substrate-binding protein: MFKQSRILTLLLLFMLSVTLVACGSDESNADSSPSDGQAEDGLSEDFEVVPEEGAELTLWSDGDESLDWAKEMAEAFEAEYGIPVTVEEVGQEDAPERLATDGPSGLAADVFPSTHDRIGRAISAGLVIENFWPEEYEEAFVDAAIEATTFDGMLYGYPNRIETYALFYNNDLVEQAPETMDDLFEIASNINDESDKYGFMMEPGNFYFNYAFFGGYGGYVFGDGNTDVSDIGLNNEGAVEAVELIERMRHELLPAFALEDITYDVKTALFENGDLALDINGPWAVEGYKSAGVDFSVAPLPVLDNGDNPTSFSGTSGFYVNAYTEYPNAASLLAQFITNEENLLRQFEVAGHLPPREVLIDDEAIQSNPYAVAFLEQVGHAVPMPNIPEMPLVWDPMEAAVANVWNDGSDPQEALDKAVNTIEQAIQEQQK; the protein is encoded by the coding sequence ATGTTTAAACAATCACGTATCTTAACACTGCTATTATTGTTTATGTTATCTGTTACCCTAGTGGCTTGTGGTTCTGATGAGAGTAACGCAGATAGCAGCCCATCAGATGGACAAGCAGAGGACGGCTTGAGTGAAGACTTTGAAGTTGTTCCTGAAGAGGGAGCAGAATTAACACTTTGGAGTGATGGAGACGAAAGTCTTGACTGGGCAAAGGAAATGGCGGAAGCTTTTGAAGCAGAATACGGCATCCCTGTCACAGTAGAAGAAGTTGGACAAGAGGATGCACCTGAACGTTTGGCAACGGATGGCCCTTCAGGGCTAGCTGCAGACGTCTTTCCGTCTACGCATGACCGTATTGGACGTGCCATTTCAGCAGGGCTCGTTATTGAGAATTTCTGGCCCGAAGAATATGAAGAAGCGTTTGTTGACGCAGCGATTGAAGCCACTACATTCGATGGTATGCTGTATGGTTATCCTAACCGTATAGAAACCTACGCTTTATTCTATAATAATGACCTCGTTGAACAAGCGCCTGAAACGATGGATGACCTTTTTGAAATCGCTAGCAATATTAATGATGAAAGCGATAAATACGGCTTCATGATGGAACCCGGCAACTTCTACTTTAACTATGCGTTCTTCGGGGGTTATGGTGGCTATGTGTTTGGCGACGGTAACACAGATGTGAGCGATATCGGTCTCAATAATGAAGGCGCTGTAGAAGCTGTTGAGCTCATCGAACGTATGCGTCATGAATTGCTTCCGGCATTTGCATTAGAGGATATTACGTATGACGTTAAAACGGCTTTGTTTGAAAATGGTGATTTAGCGTTAGATATTAACGGGCCATGGGCTGTAGAAGGGTACAAAAGTGCCGGTGTTGACTTCAGTGTGGCACCACTTCCTGTCTTAGATAACGGTGACAACCCTACGAGCTTCTCTGGTACAAGTGGTTTTTATGTCAATGCGTATACAGAATATCCGAATGCAGCCTCTTTGTTAGCGCAATTTATCACCAATGAGGAAAACCTGTTAAGACAATTTGAAGTGGCCGGTCATTTACCACCGCGCGAAGTATTAATTGATGATGAAGCTATACAAAGCAATCCATATGCTGTTGCTTTCTTAGAACAAGTGGGGCATGCTGTGCCAATGCCTAATATTCCAGAAATGCCACTCGTTTGGGACCCAATGGAAGCTGCAGTGGCCAATGTGTGGAATGACGGATCTGATCCTCAGGAGGCTTTAGATAAAGCAGTAAACACCATTGAACAAGCCATCCAAGAGCAACAAAAGTAA
- a CDS encoding carbohydrate ABC transporter permease, producing the protein MDIVRRREFNRLLMYIFAGIGVTISIYPFYWMINAATLSEQQIFRVPPTFTPGTNFFSNLQALQEAMPVWRALFNSLLVSGITTATTVLFSALAGFAFAKYTFKGREPLFFIVLLVMMVPIQVMLVPMFIMMMTFDWIDTYYALIVPFLVTPFGVFLMRQQMLNFPRELLESARVDGCREIGMFFRIVLPTMKPACAALAIVTFMQQWGNFIWPLVAVNSQEMYTLPLMLSMMVQPGQVVQYGQVMVGAVIGLIPMIVLFLMFQKHFVSGVFGGSVKG; encoded by the coding sequence ATGGATATCGTCAGAAGGAGAGAGTTCAATCGCTTACTCATGTATATCTTTGCCGGAATAGGCGTAACGATCTCAATCTATCCATTTTATTGGATGATCAATGCTGCCACGCTGTCAGAACAGCAAATCTTTAGAGTGCCTCCAACATTCACACCGGGTACAAACTTTTTTAGCAACCTACAAGCGCTACAAGAGGCGATGCCCGTATGGCGTGCTTTGTTTAATAGTCTTCTCGTTTCAGGTATAACCACAGCCACCACAGTGCTTTTTTCCGCGTTAGCTGGATTTGCTTTTGCTAAGTATACGTTTAAGGGACGCGAGCCATTATTTTTTATTGTGCTACTTGTGATGATGGTGCCGATACAGGTGATGCTCGTGCCGATGTTTATCATGATGATGACTTTCGACTGGATTGATACTTATTACGCGTTGATTGTCCCTTTCTTAGTGACGCCTTTTGGGGTTTTTCTTATGAGACAACAGATGTTGAATTTCCCTCGTGAACTATTAGAGTCTGCTCGCGTGGATGGATGTAGAGAAATCGGCATGTTTTTCAGGATTGTACTGCCCACGATGAAGCCTGCGTGTGCCGCCCTAGCCATCGTCACCTTTATGCAACAATGGGGGAACTTCATTTGGCCTCTCGTGGCCGTCAATTCGCAGGAGATGTATACCCTGCCGCTTATGTTATCGATGATGGTACAGCCGGGGCAGGTCGTACAGTACGGTCAGGTGATGGTCGGAGCAGTCATCGGACTGATCCCCATGATCGTGCTATTTTTAATGTTCCAAAAGCATTTTGTCTCAGGTGTGTTTGGTGGTTCGGTGAAGGGCTAG